Part of the Phragmites australis chromosome 23, lpPhrAust1.1, whole genome shotgun sequence genome is shown below.
gggcccgtAACGTCCTCGACATCCGAACCCACaaacccaaaatcatattccacggaggccacgcTTCCTCTCCGGCTCTAACTGTGGCCAGCAATATCTAGAGAGGCTAGGTCCTCCCCCCGGTCACCACCACCaagctgaccctcacctccgGATGGATCGCTCGCGCTCCTGACCCACCTCTGACGCTTCCTACGGACCAGTGGCACCTCGGACCACTCGGTCGTTGAGCTGGTATGCGAACCTCCGAAGTGGCCTCGCGCGGATCACGGGAGCGGCGCACGCTCATTTCCCAGCAACCTTGGGCTCCGGTGGATCCAGCCATGTCGGAGTGTCCACTCCAAGATAAAAGCAGACGCGGTTGTACCATTCTCGACACTATGTCAGAGCCACCAGCTGTTCCCGCTCCGCGGGCGATGGCATTGGCATGGAGCTATGGAAGCTCCATGTAGTAGTAGCGGAGCACCTCCTTGAGCAGCGGCACCAATGGAAATCCCAGGCCTGCTTTGAAGAAAGCTTCGAACTCCACGACCTCGTGGACTAGAGGCTCCAGAACCTCCTCGTCCAGCAGGGACTGAGCGATGGCTCTAGAAGGAATCTTCCCTTCCCTAACCATCTGGTCAAGCTCCTCGTCATTGATGGCAGACACCCCTTGCACGGTGGTTTGCTAGCTATGACTTCTGCTGGCGCAGCGGAGCTCCACCCCTGGCGGTGGCCCCATCGGCAACAGAGGAACCGGCGCCACCTGAGGGCCCCCCGTTGTAGCCGCATCGGCGGCTTCGCTCGCTGCTTGAGTTCCTGCTCCACCCGGGACACTCAAGCTAGCCATACGGATCACAGGAGGATTGCGAAGGGCACTAGACggcaagaaacaaagaagaacagcaaccgATGGACGCACGATCAAAGTAAGAACAACTAGAGGCAAAGGGCAGATGAGAATGAGGCGCAAGCAAAAAGGCTGCTCAGGGTAATTCCTCTccttataaaggtaagggagagattacaGAAAAGCGAGTGCATGCCCTGTTCATTCGCCTGCCAGGCCACGATCATGGGGGAGCAGAACCGCCCCCATGACCCCCCAACCACAAGACACCAAGCGTCCCACGTCCGCCTGATAGGACGTAATCATGCCTTTCTTCACAcggtgcattcaatgccccttatcACCAACATCATAAACGGAGAGTCCAGATCAAGTGGATCAAATCCTCCAAGAAAAACAAAGCGATATTAGGGACCATAAGCCATTAACAGCAAAGCCAGAGACCGCCGGAGGCCCTGCTACGAAACAACCGTGGGCCCGATCGCTCGGCTAGCCGCCCTTGCGatgggctactgttgggggtcattgttaaggacccccgatggccccatggctcagctagcccagcCCCCCGGAGCCCCCATcttttgtggctcaagctcctaAGTGATCACAgtggctagtggtgagaccttgccttagtggcttggtggctcatccgggtggaggtcttgtctttgtgacttggtggctcaaagatcgtgaccgggtgccgactggtagcatatcctttgtggagctccaacatggactaggggtggcattcatgccatcgataccacgagaaaaaaatccttgtggcgagtttgctctctctaccttatttacgtttccgcatttacttacttccAATTTACCtacttagataggttgcaagcgctttgatcggtagagtagacacactagataaacctagagcatatttagatataaattgatataggtttatcttgtattgttttgggagccaaaatagttttaagtgtcataattcacccccctcttaggacgtcatcgatccctacAACTGCAGCAGGCACCTGACCTCCCTTTCTTAGGCCAACTGTTTCTCCAGCTCGGCACACCTACTGGCcaccgcttccttctcttcgacCAGTCTGCGAACAGAAGCGGGGATATGGTTGACCAAAGTGAGCAAGTCGAGGGCTGGCACAGACTCCTCGATCGGTTCCACGGGGATCGGAACCGCCACCGACGCTCTAGAGGGCAAAGATAGAGCTAGTGGAGGCACTGGGGCATCCTGCGGGGGCGCCGTCGGAGGAGTCGTGATGGGAGCTGCAAGGGCTATCATGGGCCTATGGCAAACTACAAAGTTACTGAATCAAGAACGAAAGGAAATCCAAAGCATCTATACCTACCCAAAGAAGCTTATCACAGAGGCGGGGAGCTAAGCACAACTCTGGTCCTCAAGAAGCCGCCAGACCGAGCGACCCGGGAAGAAAATCCCGCTAGGGGTCCGCCAGTACTTGGGGTTCCGTGAGCACGTTTGGACGCCTCCGAGGTGGACGAGTGCTCCGCTGGCCTCTTCTGTGCATATGCTTTATCCACGACGGTCTGGTTGCGAGGTCTCTTGTCGGACCTAGCTTGGTCGGGGCAGGCCTGGTCTGTTCGGATATGGTCACGGGGCACCGGGTCTTGGCGGGTTGGGTCAGGGTGCTGCAGGGTTAGCCTCCTGCTGACCAGCACCACTCCCAGAGCTACTACCCGCAATCGCCGCCTAACCCCGAGTAGACTGGTCACCTCCCCGACCTAACGGGTTGGTGTCGTGACCAAATCGGTGGGTGTCTGGGGCAGCAATAGGCGATGGCGAGGGCTAACGGCCCTCACGTTCAATCTCCCAGAAGGCCTCCTCGACCTCGTCGACAATCGGCCGTAAGACATCTACCTCGAGGAGACGCTAGAAATAACTCAAGCCTGACCAAGGAAAAGGCTCGAGCAGGAAATTTTGGGACCATGACCAAGGAAAAGGCTTGAGCaggaaattttgaaaaaaaatgctaaacataCCAGTCTCACCCCTGCCCTCTCTGATAGGGGGAGCTCACACAGACGACCACCCTTCCTGGCGGCCGCCGTCATTAGTGACCTGACCCGCAAATCGATGACCTCTTCGGGAAGATCTAATCAAAGGGAATAAGACACCGCTCGCCCCACACATAATGACAAAGGGACAACTGTGATGTTACCTGTGGAGCTCTCCCAGGTGTCATTATCACCCCCGGTATACAGATATGCCGGGTGTGCTCTCCGCCACAGGGAACACAGTCgtcgcttgatgaagtcacggaCGACGTCTGACCCCGACAGGCCAGCTTCCACAAGTGTCTTGACCTGGTCAACAAGGAACATCAGTTCGGTGGTCAGCTTGGGGGAGCTCCCCCAACTCTCTGCAAGACGTGCCGGCACATCTTGCACAcggaggttgtccaaggagtcatcggtcgtgaggtagaaccattcGTCCCTCCAGCCTGACCACGATGATTTGAGGTTCATCTCCAGATAGGAGCTCGTGACACCATCACGGAGACAAAAATCGCAGCTCCCAGTGGCCGGCCCAAGCTGTACCCTGGCCGTGTAGAAAAACCAGAAGAGATCAAGGCATGGCTCGATCCCAATGAAGTTTtcacacatgtgagcaaagatgctcaacatgatgatggagatgGGATTGAGGTGAAGAACTCAGAAAATGAGGGGATGAGACCCGCCAGGAAGAACGAGGCGAGGATCATGATCTCCCCCTGGTGAGGAGCAGGGACATCCCTCCAGGGTGATATCCCGAAGACAGGCGACACGGAAGTAGGCGATTctcgtacatctgcttcagcttcatgGTGGTGCACTTTGAATCGGGGAAGTCAGGCTCCTTTCCGATACGCAGCACCATGGGAGCTGGTGGTTTTTGCAGGAAAGACGGGATGTGGTTGGGGGCGATGGGCTTTTCCACAGAAGCTTGGAGTGTGAAGGGGTTTCCAAGGGTTCTGTGTTTTGATTTATAAGATCGACTCGGTCTCGTTGCCTCGAAATCCGATCGACTTTGGTTTGAGGCTAAAATTTATTATATCTCGAAAAAATTTGGCCGGTCAAAATTTTTTTATCGTGTTTTTGGCAAATCTCGGGTGGTCAAATTGTCTGTCAAAAATTTTGGTCGGCTAAATTTTAGCTTAGTCTCAAACCAAACGCtattttaacggccaaaatttAATATGTACTGATTTTGGCCTCTTGCTAAATTTTAGCTTGGCCTATTGAGTTGAAAAATCAAATAATCCCTTGTCGATAGGATTAGATTGGAAAAAGCTTTGGGGACTCATCTTTTTAAAGCCctacaatttttttgcaaaaaacccTATCAATTAGCTAATTTATCGTACTAACTATTCGAGAACAAAGCTCCAAACGCACTCATTTGTTAAACTATATGTTATGTACACTCCGTATGACAATATTTTCAATAAATCGGCTAATGTCATTTCCATGTGAAAAATTGTAATGTTTTTGTGTATATCAGTGGTCAGATTTTCTAAAGGTTAACTGATTGTATCTCTAAACGTCATCTATTTGGGAATGGATGGATGAAGTACTAAATTTTTAGAATTCTAGTGTTCCGTTTAGAGACAAGAATTGgcaaaaatatgacatgaggcATGCCTTGTGCAGCTTTTTGCAGAATTTCCACCTGAATCTGCATCGGCCTAGATTGGACAACAAAGTTCTGCATGGATAGACAATGTTGCTGACCGCATAGATGATGCTGCCTCTGCCGTCTCTTGGACGATATCTGCCACCGTGCAAGTTGCCTGACTTGGTCGGAAGACAACTATGGGTTGTTGGTTTTCAGTTCTCTTCCAAAACATAACAGACACACCTCATTCCACAAATGTGATTTGGATAAGTAAATGATTACTAGCATTGAAGATCGAAATTCAAAAGGTTAATGAATCTATTGGGTCTTCAAATAGTGAATTGTTGAATGCTGTGGAAATAATGCGTGCGGTGGAGTCCATCACGTCATTTGAGCGCTGATCTAAGTCACACTTGAAAATATACGTGAAATTGAGACGATGTTTAGGTTGATGGGGTATGAACATATATACCATAACGTATATATCAATCGTTTGTTTTGTCTATGCTTAGCGTTGTGGTACGTTCGGACAGAGAAAACTTGTTTATACTGCTAAAATGTTGGCAAAGTAGCGTATCTATCGCTCCAGCAATACAGAACAAATTTCAGAACTTGGGGCCCCTAGAAAAACACATCACCAAAGCTACAGCTGAGGACAACAGAAACATTTTTACTGCAACAATGAGCATCAAGCGAAAGCATGTCTGATACAATGCAACTCAAAGAGTTTTATACACCAAGAATCACGCCATCACCCAGAATGTCAACATAGTTATACAGACAAAGAGTAGGAATAGAGGTCAGCTCTTGCCTCTTAGCACCAGTAGCTGCTGATCAACACACAAACATACAAGAGCACACGAACGCACGCACACATACCAGCAATTCCAGTAATATACCATGAGCAGTTAGATAGTTACTCATTGGAATACAAGTTTTTGTTAAGCAAGAACCTTTCTTCCAAGCTCATGGTAAAATTAACAACGGGTGAGCATCACTTGCCATCCTTGCTGCCGCTGAAAAGATAGTCAAGTGAAGAACCACCACCTGGAGCAGCTTGCACCTTGGTTGAAGGACGGTCCTGCAGAATTGCGCCAGAGCTAATGTTAGCGTACAGTATGTAAATATTTCACGACAGATTTTCCgcaaatttctccagaaatctTTTGTGAATTCTTGGGCACAAACTGAAAGGTGCATTTGATGGAGCAAAACAATCACATGTACTTCAGGATCACAGCCTACGAACAAATTATGAATGAGAGCAAACAAAAACTTTTCTTGCTTAATTCACTTGCAAAGTTGCACTCAATTGCTGGTCCAAAACAGAATAATTAAAATATTCACTAGTGTAACTGGATACGGACCGTAAGGAAATTTCCACAGTTCTGGCCTTCAGCTCTTATGTAATTGTTTGCTTTGCTACTTTCAATGCCAGCTGGGATATCTTTAAGTTTCTGCGCAGAGGATGGAGGTGCTGGTTTTTGAACAGGTGCAGGCTTCTCAGCTGATTTTGGAGCTTCATCACCACCGAAGAGGTAGCCCAAGGAACTCTGACCACCCCCACTGCTAACACCACGACCCATCTTACGGATGTTTCAAAGGTCAATTACTCtgcaaaaaaattagtttcaaaaAGGGTTATCCCCAGAGGACCCAAAAAGCTCAAGCATCAATGTATCACGCAGAACTATGATAACATTTGAAAGACAGCACTATGATTTCTGGTTGTTGGAATCTAATGAGCCAATTCCCTAAGCTAAGGAGGGGGTTGTCACTAGCACTTCACTGCACAGCATACCAAATATTAGGTGCATAAGTAATCAATCACCAGCAAATATTAGAGGGGCATTTGACTGCTGCTCTACCACAAATTTTAATGTCGCAATTTTCAACCTAAATAAAGTCACATGATTATGACACATTCAATCTGTAAAAAGGAAATTGTTACTTATCTGCAGTTTGCTAATTTTGCTTGCTTTCTTTTTATGCAATGTCGTTAAACAACTTACAAGAAATAACATTCAAATATGTACGCTACGTATATCACAAGATTTATCCAATTATTGGATCAGAGAAAAGCGCAGCGCAACTAAAAAGCTTGGTCTGGTACAGCTTACTGATGTATCCACCTCAACTCCCCTCTGATGGTAAGCCATTGACAGCAGCAGCAAACAACGCATTGATTGCATTATTAAATTTTCCATCTCTAGTACCGCACGCAAAGCCAATTTAGCAAAGGCACTGTTCAAATATAAATTCCATCGTGCGTGCACTTACCTTGGTTCGTCACCGACAAGCCACAACCTTACAAAAAAAATATcctaattttgtaatatttaacGAATGATTCGGGGACAGATTCAACGAACGGAAGAGGCGAAACAACatcagaagatcaggccaagACCGTGCCAGGTTACAACATCAGAAGTCCAAGAAAGAACAAGACTGCACCGCGCGTCACCAAATTACACGGTCCGGTGAACAAAACGCTCGCCGAATCTTCACATCGGCACCTAAAACTGCGCACTGAGACGCCAGATCACAGCGGAGAGGCCGCAAGATCGAGGCAAGGCTCGAACGCCGACATGTTACAGAGACCAGAACCCTCAAATCCCGGGCAGGAACCTACCCCCATTCGCCCCCATCAGAAACAGCAAAAACCCAAACCGCGACCTAACGCGCTCAGCCGCCGCATCAGGCCGTCCTAATCACCAAATTGAGGGACTCTGGGCCAAGAATCTT
Proteins encoded:
- the LOC133906613 gene encoding protein SPIRAL1-like 3; this translates as MGRGVSSGGGQSSLGYLFGGDEAPKSAEKPAPVQKPAPPSSAQKLKDIPAGIESSKANNYIRAEGQNCGNFLTDRPSTKVQAAPGGGSSLDYLFSGSKDGK